A part of Planctomycetia bacterium genomic DNA contains:
- a CDS encoding AGE family epimerase/isomerase has product MNTVDFTFSDLIAGYVQSYDPAEETFLLRTSDGREFTVTLTPTVFAEVVRNLGETFQNASGQIKQMLVKNRFLFVYGVFYPDGANGERSFEAKHIVFLGRTPQDYRFEKQDWWINQVRQLGDFYLNAEFGDGPIDFDNYRTNLNDAGTKNGSTRQETDTISRLVYGFASAFLMTGDDRYLEAAEKGTEYLRKHHRFEDKKEDLTYWYHACDVKADGTRQKVFASEFGDDYDALPAYEQIYALAGPIQTYRVTGDPRILADAKSTIKTFRKFYQDKSEKGGFYSHIDPITLSPHSDSLGANKSKKNWNSVGDHAPAYLINLYLATGEKEYADFLEYTFDTIARNFPDYDESPFVQERFFDDWSKDQTWGWQQNRAVVGHNLKIAWNLMRMNSLKGKRSYTDLAQKIAELMPEAGSDRQRGGWYDVVERCLDKGQKFHRFVWHDRKAWWQQEQAILAYLILNGVQKKPEYLRLARESSAFYNAFFLDVEAGGIYFNVLSNGQPYALGTERGKGSHSMAGYHSFELAYLAAVYTNLLITNEPMDFYFRPTAGNLPNNILRVAPDLLPAGSVRIGQVWIDGKEHRDFDADNLTVSLPADGGTMKIRVRLVPAAVHFTADLLEVSGGTATISLAGVLDDAATPFLTEQLEAAASRRAKAIIFDAEDLQSISPEALRALVFQKQKLGANFDISVTNANKAVVEAIDDSGFCDEIQIAELANA; this is encoded by the coding sequence AGATGCTGGTCAAGAACCGCTTCCTGTTCGTCTACGGCGTGTTCTATCCCGATGGCGCGAACGGCGAGCGCTCGTTCGAAGCCAAGCACATCGTGTTCCTGGGCCGCACCCCGCAGGATTACCGCTTCGAGAAGCAAGATTGGTGGATCAACCAGGTCCGTCAGCTCGGCGATTTCTACCTCAACGCCGAATTCGGCGACGGCCCGATCGACTTCGACAACTACCGTACCAACCTGAACGACGCCGGGACCAAGAACGGCTCGACGCGTCAGGAAACCGACACGATCTCCCGCTTGGTCTACGGCTTCGCCTCGGCGTTCCTGATGACGGGCGATGATCGTTATCTCGAAGCCGCGGAGAAGGGCACGGAATACCTCCGCAAGCATCACCGCTTCGAAGACAAGAAGGAAGACCTGACCTACTGGTACCACGCCTGCGACGTCAAGGCGGACGGCACGCGTCAAAAGGTCTTCGCCTCGGAATTCGGCGACGACTACGATGCATTGCCTGCGTACGAGCAGATCTACGCCTTGGCCGGACCGATCCAGACCTATCGCGTGACGGGCGATCCGCGGATCCTGGCCGACGCCAAGAGCACGATCAAGACCTTCCGCAAGTTCTACCAAGACAAGTCGGAAAAGGGAGGCTTCTACTCCCACATCGACCCGATCACGCTCAGCCCGCACAGCGATTCGCTGGGGGCGAACAAGTCGAAGAAGAACTGGAACTCGGTCGGCGATCACGCCCCCGCGTACCTGATCAACCTGTACCTGGCGACCGGCGAGAAGGAATACGCCGACTTCCTGGAGTACACCTTCGACACCATCGCGCGCAACTTCCCGGACTACGATGAAAGCCCGTTCGTGCAGGAGCGCTTCTTCGACGATTGGTCGAAGGATCAAACCTGGGGCTGGCAGCAGAACCGCGCGGTCGTGGGGCACAACCTCAAGATCGCCTGGAACCTGATGCGGATGAACAGCCTGAAGGGCAAGCGTTCGTACACCGACTTGGCGCAGAAGATCGCCGAGCTGATGCCCGAAGCCGGCAGCGATCGTCAACGCGGCGGCTGGTACGACGTCGTGGAACGCTGTCTCGACAAGGGCCAGAAGTTCCACCGCTTCGTCTGGCACGACCGCAAGGCCTGGTGGCAACAAGAGCAGGCCATCCTGGCGTACTTGATTCTGAACGGCGTCCAAAAGAAGCCCGAATACCTGCGGCTGGCCCGCGAGTCGTCGGCCTTCTACAACGCGTTCTTCCTGGACGTGGAAGCCGGCGGCATCTACTTCAACGTGTTGTCCAACGGACAGCCGTACGCCTTGGGCACCGAGCGCGGCAAGGGTTCGCACTCGATGGCCGGTTACCACAGCTTCGAGCTGGCGTACCTCGCCGCAGTCTACACCAACCTGTTGATCACCAACGAGCCGATGGACTTCTACTTCCGTCCGACGGCCGGCAACCTGCCGAACAACATCCTGCGCGTCGCGCCGGACCTGTTGCCGGCGGGCAGCGTGCGGATCGGCCAGGTTTGGATCGACGGCAAGGAACACCGCGACTTCGATGCGGACAACCTCACTGTGAGCCTGCCGGCCGACGGCGGCACGATGAAGATCCGCGTCCGTCTCGTTCCGGCGGCGGTTCACTTCACCGCGGACTTACTGGAAGTCAGCGGCGGCACGGCGACGATCTCGCTGGCTGGCGTGCTGGACGACGCGGCGACGCCGTTCCTCACGGAACAGCTCGAAGCGGCTGCCAGCCGTCGCGCGAAGGCGATTATCTTCGACGCGGAAGACCTCCAGTCGATCTCGCCGGAAGCGCTCCGCGCCCTGGTGTTCCAAAAGCAGAAGCTCGGCGCCAACTTCGACATCTCCGTGACGAACGCCAACAAGGCGGTCGTCGAGGCGATCGACGATAGCGGCTTCTGCGACGAGATCCAAATCGCCGAACTGGCCAACGCCTAG